One stretch of Theropithecus gelada isolate Dixy chromosome 12, Tgel_1.0, whole genome shotgun sequence DNA includes these proteins:
- the POLR2D gene encoding DNA-directed RNA polymerase II subunit RPB4: MAAGGGDPRAGDVEEDASQLIFPKEFETAETLLNSEVHMLLEHRKQQNESAEDEQELSEVFMKTLNYTARFSRFKNRETIASVRSLLLQKKLHKFELACLANLCPETAEESKALIPSLEGRFEDEELQQILDDIQTKRSFQY, encoded by the exons ATGGCAGCAGGTGGCGGCGATCCGCGGGCTGGCGACGTAGAGGAGGACGCCTCACAGCTCATCTTTCCTAAAG AGTTTGAAACAGCTGAGACACTTCTAAATTCAGAAGTTCATATGCTTCTGGAACATCGAAAGCAACAGAATGAGAGTGCAGAGGATGAACAGGAACTCTCAGAAGTCTTCATGAAAACATTAAACTACACAGCCCGTTTCAGTCGTTTCAAAAACAGAGAGACCATTGCCAGTGTTCGTAG cTTGCTACTCCAGAAAAAGCTTCACAAGTTTGAGTTGGCCTGTTTGGCCAACCTTTGCCCAGAGACTGCTGAGGAGTCCAAGGCTCTAATCCCAAG CTTGGAGGGACGGTTTGAAGATGAGGAGCTGCAGCAGATTCTTGATGATATCCAGACAAAGCGCAGCTTTCAGTATTAA